The Dunckerocampus dactyliophorus isolate RoL2022-P2 chromosome 16, RoL_Ddac_1.1, whole genome shotgun sequence genome includes a window with the following:
- the akap10 gene encoding A-kinase anchor protein 10, mitochondrial isoform X2: MSFFKRKAKSKEAERVTDAKVNRGQVSPHSPSLAVKNNHAIQEAAGPSHVAINVISANMDSFARGRTAILKKQPSHMEAAHFGDLGHSSVNYQPQETRSRLSKTVDQVLRDNVAVPHYMRFLERQDAEHLVRFWLEAETFRSTSWSRVRAHSLNSVKHSSLAEPVPAPAPSGASEVTELPQHNDLSPEWNPSTTEAGLRPGTPCAETSSGQPSSRAGTPSKVQSNNTLRDLSDKLMRSLEKDAVTIFTKYVSPDAVRPIPITEQMRNDIVAKICGEDGMVDPNCFVIAQSVVLTILEEQFFIEFLRSHHFCKYQIEVLTSGSVFLADILFCESALFYFSEYMEKEEAMNVLQFWLAADNFQNQLAAKRGQYDGQEAQNDAMILYDKYFSLQATNPLGFGDSVRMEIESNICREGGPLPECFTTPLRQAWTTMEKVYMPGFLSSNLYYKYLSDLLNSVRADEFVNVSTPGQGSPVDNDRSSSSTSEGSQTQSGAKKAAIKILKNFDEAITVDVASLDPESLYQRPYAGMTFGRVNELGQFIREAEPEPDVKKSKGSMFSQAMKKWVQGNSNEAQEEMAWQIAKMIVNDVVQQPNNDSPSKSTKL; this comes from the exons ATGTCGTTTTTCAAGCGGAAAG CCAAAAGCAAAGAAGCAGAGAGAGTGACCGATGCAAAAGTCAACAGGG GCCAAGTCAGCCCTCATTCGCCGTCGCTGGCAGTGAAGAACAACCAtgccatccaggaggctgctgggCCCAGCCATGTGGCCATCAACGTCATCTCGGCCAACATGGACTCCTTTGCTCGCGGTCGCACGGCCATCCTCAAGAAGCAGCCCAGCCACATGGAAGCTGCACACTTTGGTGATCTCG GTCATTCCAGTGTGAACTATCAGCCCCAGGAGACCCGCTCTCGGCTCTCCAAGACAGTGGACCAAGTGCTCCGGGACAATGTGGCGGTCCCCCATTACATGCGCTTCTTGGAGCGGCAGGACGCCGAGCACCTGGTTCGCttctggctggaggcggagaccTTTCGCTCCACCAGCTGGTCGCGGGTCAGAGCGCACAGCCTCAACTCTGTCAAACACAGCTCTTTGGCTGAGCCCGTGCCCGCCCCCGCCCCTAGCGGTGCTTCCGAGGTCACAGAGCTCCCCCAACACAACGACCTCTCCCCGGAATggaacccctccaccacggaaGCAGGCCTGAGACCTGGCACCCCGTGTGCAGAAACTTCAAGCGGGCAACCTTCCTCCAGGGCTGGGACCCCCTCCAAAGTGCAGTCAAACAACACCCTGCGAGACCTATCGGACAAACTCATGAGAA GTTTAGAGAAAGATGCGGTGACCATCTTCACCAAGTATGTCTCTCCGGACGCGGTGAGGCCCATCCCCATCACCGAGCAGATGCGAAATGATATAGTTG CTAAAATTTGCGGAGAGGATGGCATGGTGGACCCAAACTGCTTCGTCATTGCACAGTCAGTTGTCTTGACCATCTTAGAGGAACA GTTCTTTATTGAATTCCTACGGAGTCACCATTTCTGTAAATACCAAATTGAAGTGTTGACGAGCGGCTCTGTGTTCCTGGCTGACATCCTGTTCTGTGAGTCGGCTCTTTTCTACTTCTCTGAG TACATGGAAAAGGAGGAGGCCATGAATGTACTGCAGTTCTGGCTCGCGGCAGACAACTTCCAAAACCAGCTGGCAGCAAAGAGGGGCCAGTATGATGGCCAGGAGGCCCAAAATGATGCCATGATTCTTTACGACAA GTATTTCTCACTCCAAGCAACAAACCCTCTGGGCTTTGGTGACTCCGTACGCATGGAGATAGAGTCCAACATCTGCCGAGAGGGCGGGCCACTCCCCGAATGTTTTACCACTCCACTTCGACAGGCGTGGACCACCATGGAGAAG GTCTACATGCCAGGCTTCCTGTCTAGTAACCTTTACTACAAATACCTGAGCGACCTCCTCAATTCCGTGCGGGCAGACGAGTTTGTGAATGTCAGCACGCCGGGTCAGGGCAGCCCGGTGGACAACGACCGTTCAAGTTCCAGCACCAGTGAGGGCTCTCAGACGCAG TCTGGCGCCAAAAAGGCAGCGATAAAGATCCTGAAAAACTTTGATGAGGCCATAACGGTCGATGTCGCCAGTCTGGATCCTGAGTCGTTGTACCAGAGACCCTACGCTGG GATGACATTCGGGAGGGTGAATGAACTGGGGCAGTTCATCAGAGAGgcagaaccagaaccagatGTGAAGAAATCCAAAG GCTCCATGTTCTCCCAAGCCATGAAGAAGTGGGTCCAGGGCAACTCCAACGAG GCTCAAGAGGAAATGGCTTGGCAGATCGCAAAGATGATTGTCAACGATGTTGTTCAGCAGCCAAACAACGACAGTCCCAGCAAGTCCACCAAG
- the akap10 gene encoding A-kinase anchor protein 10, mitochondrial isoform X1, translating into MSFFKRKAKSKEAERVTDAKVNRGQVSPHSPSLAVKNNHAIQEAAGPSHVAINVISANMDSFARGRTAILKKQPSHMEAAHFGDLGHSSVNYQPQETRSRLSKTVDQVLRDNVAVPHYMRFLERQDAEHLVRFWLEAETFRSTSWSRVRAHSLNSVKHSSLAEPVPAPAPSGASEVTELPQHNDLSPEWNPSTTEAGLRPGTPCAETSSGQPSSRAGTPSKVQSNNTLRDLSDKLMRSLEKDAVTIFTKYVSPDAVRPIPITEQMRNDIVAKICGEDGMVDPNCFVIAQSVVLTILEEQFFIEFLRSHHFCKYQIEVLTSGSVFLADILFCESALFYFSEYMEKEEAMNVLQFWLAADNFQNQLAAKRGQYDGQEAQNDAMILYDKYFSLQATNPLGFGDSVRMEIESNICREGGPLPECFTTPLRQAWTTMEKVYMPGFLSSNLYYKYLSDLLNSVRADEFVNVSTPGQGSPVDNDRSSSSTSEGSQTQSGAKKAAIKILKNFDEAITVDVASLDPESLYQRPYAGRMTFGRVNELGQFIREAEPEPDVKKSKGSMFSQAMKKWVQGNSNEAQEEMAWQIAKMIVNDVVQQPNNDSPSKSTKL; encoded by the exons ATGTCGTTTTTCAAGCGGAAAG CCAAAAGCAAAGAAGCAGAGAGAGTGACCGATGCAAAAGTCAACAGGG GCCAAGTCAGCCCTCATTCGCCGTCGCTGGCAGTGAAGAACAACCAtgccatccaggaggctgctgggCCCAGCCATGTGGCCATCAACGTCATCTCGGCCAACATGGACTCCTTTGCTCGCGGTCGCACGGCCATCCTCAAGAAGCAGCCCAGCCACATGGAAGCTGCACACTTTGGTGATCTCG GTCATTCCAGTGTGAACTATCAGCCCCAGGAGACCCGCTCTCGGCTCTCCAAGACAGTGGACCAAGTGCTCCGGGACAATGTGGCGGTCCCCCATTACATGCGCTTCTTGGAGCGGCAGGACGCCGAGCACCTGGTTCGCttctggctggaggcggagaccTTTCGCTCCACCAGCTGGTCGCGGGTCAGAGCGCACAGCCTCAACTCTGTCAAACACAGCTCTTTGGCTGAGCCCGTGCCCGCCCCCGCCCCTAGCGGTGCTTCCGAGGTCACAGAGCTCCCCCAACACAACGACCTCTCCCCGGAATggaacccctccaccacggaaGCAGGCCTGAGACCTGGCACCCCGTGTGCAGAAACTTCAAGCGGGCAACCTTCCTCCAGGGCTGGGACCCCCTCCAAAGTGCAGTCAAACAACACCCTGCGAGACCTATCGGACAAACTCATGAGAA GTTTAGAGAAAGATGCGGTGACCATCTTCACCAAGTATGTCTCTCCGGACGCGGTGAGGCCCATCCCCATCACCGAGCAGATGCGAAATGATATAGTTG CTAAAATTTGCGGAGAGGATGGCATGGTGGACCCAAACTGCTTCGTCATTGCACAGTCAGTTGTCTTGACCATCTTAGAGGAACA GTTCTTTATTGAATTCCTACGGAGTCACCATTTCTGTAAATACCAAATTGAAGTGTTGACGAGCGGCTCTGTGTTCCTGGCTGACATCCTGTTCTGTGAGTCGGCTCTTTTCTACTTCTCTGAG TACATGGAAAAGGAGGAGGCCATGAATGTACTGCAGTTCTGGCTCGCGGCAGACAACTTCCAAAACCAGCTGGCAGCAAAGAGGGGCCAGTATGATGGCCAGGAGGCCCAAAATGATGCCATGATTCTTTACGACAA GTATTTCTCACTCCAAGCAACAAACCCTCTGGGCTTTGGTGACTCCGTACGCATGGAGATAGAGTCCAACATCTGCCGAGAGGGCGGGCCACTCCCCGAATGTTTTACCACTCCACTTCGACAGGCGTGGACCACCATGGAGAAG GTCTACATGCCAGGCTTCCTGTCTAGTAACCTTTACTACAAATACCTGAGCGACCTCCTCAATTCCGTGCGGGCAGACGAGTTTGTGAATGTCAGCACGCCGGGTCAGGGCAGCCCGGTGGACAACGACCGTTCAAGTTCCAGCACCAGTGAGGGCTCTCAGACGCAG TCTGGCGCCAAAAAGGCAGCGATAAAGATCCTGAAAAACTTTGATGAGGCCATAACGGTCGATGTCGCCAGTCTGGATCCTGAGTCGTTGTACCAGAGACCCTACGCTGG AAGGATGACATTCGGGAGGGTGAATGAACTGGGGCAGTTCATCAGAGAGgcagaaccagaaccagatGTGAAGAAATCCAAAG GCTCCATGTTCTCCCAAGCCATGAAGAAGTGGGTCCAGGGCAACTCCAACGAG GCTCAAGAGGAAATGGCTTGGCAGATCGCAAAGATGATTGTCAACGATGTTGTTCAGCAGCCAAACAACGACAGTCCCAGCAAGTCCACCAAG